A single window of Rhizobium sp. CCGE531 DNA harbors:
- a CDS encoding beta-N-acetylhexosaminidase, with product MSTPRSLALRLETTWNPPTDDKEFSYVLRLKNLSSEPLSGFSLCVSGPGRVDPAGVVDGATVTKRLSNFTEFQPPEGFVLAGGETWTITVHALSWPFRHWTDGATSAYLALPDGAAVSLAAEPTRTSSSNAPLKRGAEIYPVPANPPVPLSIIPWPNHVAVSSRRPLPAGFVLKASAPEAQAAAASFTALVEHLFAAEGLVRSEAEGAVPVELRAVEGLGPEAYKLTFSPQAIIVEASAQTGFVYGLVTIGQIWRGARLHPQSFHFPAVGEIVDEPSMGWRGLHLDVSRQFYGSAEIKKLMAVLAWNKLNRFHWHLSDDESWRVEIDAYPALTEIGAWRGHGLPLPPLLGSSPARTGGYYTKAAVREIVAHAKGFGIEILPEIDMPGHCYAMQQAIPELRDPDEIGSYYSVQGFPDNCINPAREKTYEVAETILSELIELFPFKTIHIGADEVPLGAWSGSPEALAQLRELAGDQIADAHAKRLNVITNTHGADDIHGSGAAVLQAEFLERIQAFLASKGCVTGGWEEAAHGDRIDKDKSYLCSWRNVEVAAELAGRGYEIVVCPGQVYYLDMAMRPDWDEPGGSWAGYSDAEKIYTFDPVGGWTDAQKEKLRGIQACIWSEPMTDRAVFDRLVFPRLSALAETGWTKPSAKSWERFKALAGTMPLLYGFYQF from the coding sequence ATGTCCACACCGCGATCCCTGGCTCTGCGGCTTGAAACAACCTGGAACCCGCCGACCGACGACAAGGAATTTTCCTATGTCCTGCGGCTGAAGAACCTGTCGTCGGAGCCGCTTTCCGGCTTCTCGCTTTGCGTCAGCGGCCCCGGCCGCGTCGATCCGGCCGGCGTCGTCGACGGTGCGACGGTCACCAAGCGGCTTTCCAACTTCACCGAATTCCAGCCGCCGGAAGGCTTCGTGCTGGCTGGTGGCGAGACATGGACCATCACGGTCCATGCCTTGAGCTGGCCGTTCCGCCACTGGACCGACGGTGCCACCAGCGCCTATCTCGCGCTGCCAGATGGAGCCGCCGTGTCGCTTGCCGCTGAACCGACACGCACATCGTCGAGCAATGCGCCATTGAAGCGCGGGGCCGAGATCTATCCCGTGCCGGCCAATCCACCGGTGCCCCTGTCGATCATCCCATGGCCGAACCATGTCGCGGTCTCTTCGCGGCGACCGCTGCCGGCAGGCTTTGTGCTGAAGGCGAGTGCGCCGGAGGCACAGGCTGCGGCTGCAAGCTTCACCGCTCTCGTCGAACATCTCTTCGCAGCCGAGGGTCTCGTACGTTCCGAAGCCGAAGGCGCCGTGCCGGTCGAGCTGCGGGCCGTCGAGGGCCTTGGCCCGGAAGCCTATAAGCTGACGTTCTCGCCGCAGGCGATAATAGTCGAGGCAAGTGCCCAGACCGGCTTCGTCTATGGCCTTGTGACCATCGGCCAGATCTGGCGCGGCGCGCGCCTGCATCCGCAGTCCTTCCATTTCCCGGCCGTCGGCGAGATCGTCGACGAGCCCTCGATGGGCTGGCGCGGTCTGCATCTCGATGTCTCCCGCCAGTTCTACGGCTCGGCCGAAATCAAGAAGCTGATGGCGGTGCTTGCCTGGAACAAGCTCAACCGCTTCCACTGGCACCTGTCGGACGACGAATCCTGGCGCGTCGAGATCGACGCCTATCCGGCGTTGACGGAGATCGGCGCATGGCGCGGCCACGGCCTGCCCTTGCCGCCGCTTCTGGGCTCCAGCCCGGCTCGCACCGGCGGTTACTACACCAAGGCGGCCGTGCGCGAGATCGTCGCTCACGCCAAAGGCTTCGGCATCGAGATCCTGCCCGAGATCGACATGCCCGGCCATTGCTATGCCATGCAGCAGGCGATCCCTGAGCTTCGTGATCCCGACGAGATCGGCAGCTATTATTCGGTTCAGGGTTTTCCGGATAACTGCATCAATCCGGCCCGCGAGAAGACCTATGAGGTGGCCGAGACCATCCTCTCCGAACTGATCGAGCTCTTCCCGTTCAAGACGATCCATATCGGTGCCGACGAAGTGCCGCTCGGCGCCTGGTCCGGCTCGCCGGAAGCTTTGGCACAGCTACGCGAGCTGGCTGGCGACCAGATTGCGGATGCGCATGCCAAGCGCCTGAACGTCATCACCAACACGCATGGGGCCGACGATATTCACGGCTCCGGTGCTGCCGTCCTGCAGGCCGAATTCCTGGAACGCATCCAGGCATTTCTCGCCTCGAAGGGCTGCGTCACCGGCGGCTGGGAGGAGGCGGCTCACGGTGACAGGATCGACAAGGACAAGAGCTATCTCTGCAGCTGGCGCAATGTCGAAGTGGCGGCCGAGCTTGCGGGACGCGGATATGAAATCGTCGTCTGCCCGGGCCAGGTCTATTATCTCGATATGGCGATGCGCCCCGATTGGGACGAGCCGGGCGGCAGCTGGGCCGGATATTCCGACGCGGAGAAGATCTACACCTTCGATCCGGTCGGCGGCTGGACGGACGCACAGAAGGAAAAGCTTCGCGGCATCCAGGCTTGCATCTGGTCGGAGCCGATGACCGACCGCGCGGTCTTCGACCGTCTGGTCTTCCCGCGGCTTTCTGCACTGGCGGAAACCGGCTGGACGAAGCCCTCTGCCAAATCCTGGGAGCGGTTCAAGGCGCTGGCCGGAACCATGCCGCTGCTCTACGGCTTCTATCAATTCTGA
- a CDS encoding ABC transporter ATP-binding protein, with the protein MKPQIQAMTAEPVIQLDDIQRHFGSVHALKGVSFSLFAGKALALVGESGCGKTTCARIIARLDKPTAGRLLFRGQDRTAWGSGKDERMYRKEVQMVFQDPFSSLNPAFTINHHIARPLQLHGQDKPKAERDDDISKLLESVGLDPSVTRQKFPHELSGGQRQRVNIARALAVAPSVLVADEPTSMLDVSIRKDILDLLARVKRENDLAMLYITHDIATAAHVAEEIVVMFAGQMVEWGETNAVLANPKHPYTQLLLSAVPDGGRRFVTGGSARFLEQAEKIRALSRPVSTVVEQIGPNHFMRALVASN; encoded by the coding sequence ATGAAACCGCAGATACAGGCTATGACTGCAGAACCCGTTATCCAGCTGGATGATATCCAGCGCCATTTCGGCTCCGTGCATGCGTTGAAGGGCGTTTCCTTCTCGCTTTTCGCAGGAAAGGCGCTGGCGCTCGTCGGCGAATCCGGTTGCGGCAAGACCACATGTGCCCGCATCATCGCCCGGCTCGACAAGCCGACGGCCGGACGGCTCCTCTTCCGTGGGCAGGACCGCACGGCGTGGGGTTCGGGCAAGGACGAGCGGATGTACCGCAAGGAGGTCCAGATGGTCTTCCAGGACCCGTTCTCGTCGCTCAACCCGGCCTTTACGATCAATCATCACATCGCAAGACCGCTGCAGCTGCACGGCCAGGACAAGCCGAAGGCGGAACGCGACGACGACATATCGAAGCTGCTCGAGAGCGTTGGGCTCGATCCCTCGGTGACGCGCCAGAAATTCCCGCACGAACTGTCAGGCGGTCAGCGCCAGCGCGTCAATATCGCCCGCGCACTGGCGGTCGCGCCGAGCGTGCTGGTGGCGGACGAGCCGACCTCGATGCTCGACGTGTCGATCCGCAAGGACATTCTGGATCTGCTGGCGCGGGTAAAGCGGGAAAATGATCTCGCCATGCTTTACATCACCCATGATATCGCAACGGCAGCCCACGTTGCCGAAGAGATCGTGGTGATGTTTGCCGGCCAGATGGTGGAGTGGGGCGAGACCAATGCCGTCCTTGCTAATCCGAAGCACCCCTACACTCAGCTTCTGCTTTCGGCGGTGCCGGATGGCGGCCGCCGGTTCGTGACCGGCGGCAGTGCCCGCTTCCTCGAGCAGGCCGAGAAGATCCGCGCGCTCAGCCGGCCGGTCTCGACCGTGGTCGAGCAGATAGGTCCCAATCATTTCATGCGTGCGCTCGTCGCATCGAACTAG
- a CDS encoding diguanylate cyclase, translating to MLDAEIVAFLEACPMAALVLDAVGTIVFANAGARELFALSGPPRNLAVSDLIPDWPLSAAASQPLIVTGAGHRRDCRVSVMTWPSAHGILTAVLIEPESEDRHAAVAAREANLRLRYVIEMLPEAVCVFDAGDRYVLWNEKYAELYPDIADHLKPGIAFEEILKISLASGRMPEVVEDQDMWLKQRMRKFRQPVSQEEQQLQDGRWLRHDDRRTPDGGAIGMRIDISELKQREERLRQLFDANPMPMLLCDGSSLQILQVNRAAIDFYGFAKATLLSWRACDMHVESEADRFADGLLELEGDCEARTVWRQRVADGTERHVLVYVRLLHEGLERRLLLTIADVSDRILAEAEANRLARHDMLTGLPNRMCFYKALDEALKMNCGKGIAVFCLDLDGFKPVNDTFGHAAGDEVLKMVAERLRGAARGHMVARLGGDEFAILMIGEVGDIADVAKGCIAAFKSSFRVEGATVDIGISIGVSAAPENGEDGEVLVQEADRALYRAKANGRNTWRTASDGRRQQTVSGRLR from the coding sequence ATGCTGGACGCGGAAATCGTCGCATTCCTGGAAGCGTGTCCGATGGCGGCACTCGTGCTCGACGCTGTCGGCACGATCGTCTTCGCCAATGCCGGAGCTCGGGAGCTCTTTGCCCTTTCAGGCCCGCCTCGCAACTTGGCTGTTTCGGATTTGATACCGGACTGGCCGCTCTCTGCCGCTGCGTCGCAGCCATTGATCGTCACAGGCGCTGGCCATCGACGGGATTGCCGGGTGAGCGTGATGACCTGGCCTTCGGCGCATGGGATACTGACGGCGGTTCTCATCGAGCCGGAGAGCGAAGACCGCCATGCGGCGGTGGCGGCGAGAGAGGCCAATCTGCGCCTTCGATATGTGATCGAAATGCTGCCGGAAGCCGTTTGCGTCTTCGATGCGGGGGATCGCTACGTTCTGTGGAACGAGAAATACGCCGAGCTCTATCCGGATATCGCCGATCACCTCAAACCGGGTATCGCTTTCGAAGAGATCTTGAAGATCAGCCTTGCCAGCGGCCGCATGCCCGAGGTCGTCGAAGACCAGGATATGTGGCTGAAGCAGCGCATGCGAAAATTTCGCCAGCCGGTTTCGCAGGAGGAGCAGCAGCTCCAGGACGGGCGATGGCTTCGACATGATGATCGGCGCACGCCCGACGGCGGCGCCATCGGCATGCGGATAGACATCAGCGAGTTGAAACAGCGCGAAGAGCGGTTGCGCCAGCTTTTCGATGCCAATCCGATGCCGATGCTTCTATGCGATGGCAGTAGTCTGCAGATCCTTCAGGTCAACCGGGCGGCAATCGACTTCTATGGCTTCGCAAAAGCGACACTGCTCTCCTGGAGGGCGTGCGACATGCATGTCGAGAGCGAGGCGGATCGCTTTGCGGATGGGCTTCTCGAACTCGAAGGCGATTGCGAGGCGAGAACCGTTTGGCGCCAGAGAGTGGCCGATGGGACGGAACGCCACGTGCTCGTTTACGTTCGGCTACTCCATGAAGGCCTGGAACGTCGTCTCCTGCTGACCATCGCCGATGTCAGCGACCGCATTCTCGCCGAGGCCGAAGCCAATCGACTGGCACGACATGACATGCTGACCGGATTGCCGAACCGGATGTGCTTCTACAAGGCCCTCGATGAAGCCTTGAAGATGAACTGTGGAAAGGGCATCGCTGTTTTCTGCCTTGATCTAGATGGGTTCAAGCCGGTCAATGACACTTTCGGGCATGCGGCTGGCGATGAGGTTCTCAAGATGGTGGCCGAGCGGCTGCGCGGTGCGGCCAGAGGCCATATGGTTGCGCGCTTGGGCGGCGATGAATTTGCCATCCTGATGATCGGGGAAGTGGGCGATATCGCCGATGTGGCCAAGGGTTGCATTGCTGCCTTCAAATCCTCGTTTCGCGTCGAGGGCGCGACGGTCGATATCGGTATCAGCATCGGCGTTTCGGCGGCGCCGGAGAATGGCGAGGACGGAGAGGTTCTGGTTCAGGAGGCGGATCGCGCCCTTTATCGGGCTAAAGCCAATGGCCGGAATACCTGGCGGACGGCGAGCGATGGCCGCCGTCAACAGACTGTTTCAGGGCGCTTGAGATAA
- a CDS encoding GNAT family N-acetyltransferase yields the protein MDYLANLSTLPVDTQSSERMAKAGVTIRRALPPELRLITSWVGKHFSEGWASETTAAMTRQPPTCFIATRNQELVGFACHEATARGFFGPTGVDESVRGLGIGRALLFACLNDQKAMGYAYTVIGDVGPSEFYEKTVGAIQIPNSAPGIYAGMLKL from the coding sequence TTGGATTACCTGGCCAATCTATCGACCCTGCCGGTCGACACGCAATCGTCCGAGCGCATGGCGAAAGCGGGCGTCACCATCCGGCGCGCGCTGCCGCCGGAGCTGCGGCTGATCACGAGCTGGGTCGGCAAGCATTTCAGCGAGGGGTGGGCAAGCGAGACGACGGCGGCGATGACGCGCCAGCCGCCGACATGCTTCATCGCCACGCGCAATCAGGAGCTTGTCGGCTTTGCCTGCCACGAGGCGACGGCACGCGGTTTCTTCGGCCCGACCGGCGTTGATGAAAGCGTTCGCGGCCTCGGCATCGGCCGCGCGCTGCTCTTTGCCTGCCTCAACGACCAGAAGGCCATGGGCTATGCGTACACCGTCATCGGCGATGTCGGCCCATCGGAATTCTATGAGAAGACGGTCGGCGCGATACAGATCCCCAATTCCGCACCCGGCATCTATGCCGGCATGCTCAAGCTTTGA
- a CDS encoding sialidase family protein, which yields MNAPIGSDNWAIDALVPDSSNAFGLSNTPAVAVYRNKLYCVRQGRGGSGWVWCATFDGNSWSADELIKDQDNAYGISGSPALAVFRDKLYCVRQGRDSSGWVWCATFDGNSWSDDRLIPSNDDAYGISGSPALAVFNDRLYCVHQGRGDSGWLWCATFDGNSWSADQLIPSADSAYGLSGSPALAVYNGKLYCARQGRENSGWVWCASFDGSTWSNDQLIPTPGNAYGVSDSPALAVFQNKLYCLRQGRGGSGWIWGATFDGNTWTNDRLIPSPDNAYGISASPALVVYNNQLYCFHQGRHDDGWLWCGSLPSA from the coding sequence ATGAACGCGCCTATTGGTTCAGACAATTGGGCTATCGATGCCCTGGTTCCCGATTCATCCAATGCTTTCGGTCTCTCGAACACGCCCGCCGTGGCGGTTTACAGAAATAAGTTGTATTGCGTACGCCAGGGAAGAGGCGGCAGCGGTTGGGTCTGGTGCGCCACTTTCGATGGCAATTCGTGGTCGGCGGACGAGCTCATCAAAGACCAGGATAACGCCTACGGAATATCCGGATCGCCGGCCCTGGCCGTTTTCCGGGACAAGCTTTACTGCGTGCGTCAAGGCCGGGACAGCAGCGGCTGGGTTTGGTGTGCCACGTTCGATGGCAATTCATGGTCGGATGACCGGCTCATTCCGAGCAACGACGATGCCTATGGAATCTCCGGCTCACCTGCCCTCGCGGTCTTCAATGACAGGCTCTATTGCGTTCACCAAGGGCGCGGCGACAGCGGATGGCTATGGTGCGCCACCTTCGACGGTAACTCATGGTCTGCGGATCAGCTGATTCCGAGTGCCGACAGTGCCTACGGCCTTTCGGGCTCACCGGCGCTTGCCGTGTACAACGGCAAGCTCTATTGCGCCCGTCAGGGCAGGGAGAACAGCGGCTGGGTCTGGTGTGCGTCCTTTGACGGCAGCACCTGGTCGAATGACCAGCTCATTCCCACTCCCGGCAATGCCTATGGCGTATCCGATTCCCCGGCATTGGCCGTCTTCCAGAACAAACTTTATTGCCTCCGTCAGGGCCGCGGCGGTAGCGGCTGGATCTGGGGCGCTACCTTCGACGGAAACACATGGACGAACGACCGGCTCATTCCAAGCCCTGACAACGCATACGGCATATCGGCCTCACCGGCGCTGGTCGTATACAACAACCAGCTCTATTGCTTTCATCAAGGCCGGCACGATGATGGTTGGCTTTGGTGCGGATCGCTCCCTTCGGCATAA
- a CDS encoding ABC transporter permease produces the protein MSFSLRSIFSQKKALVGFVIVAVLCLMAIFAPVIAPGEPGARVGRSHQPPSVEHVFGTTKMGRDVYRQFVWGARSSLSVGFATGIAITVLGTAIGLVAGYTGGKTDAALDLATNAVLVIPNMPLLILLASFAGTVGPMTIMTIIALTSWPWGARMTRSQTMALRNRDFVTAAKMIGEPAWRIIFVEILPNLTPLIGINLVGSIIYAIVAQTTLEYLGFGDPLKVTWGTMLYNAQNASAVMVGAWWDIGMPAIGIALTGLGLALINFTFDEIANPQLRSGPALTRWFRLTRARNRMMRAEQ, from the coding sequence ATGAGCTTTTCGCTGCGATCCATTTTCAGTCAGAAAAAGGCGCTTGTCGGTTTCGTCATCGTTGCCGTTCTGTGCCTGATGGCGATCTTCGCCCCGGTCATCGCTCCGGGCGAACCCGGCGCACGCGTCGGCCGCTCGCATCAGCCGCCATCCGTCGAGCATGTCTTCGGCACCACAAAGATGGGCCGTGACGTCTATAGGCAATTCGTCTGGGGAGCGAGAAGCTCGCTGTCCGTCGGCTTTGCGACGGGCATCGCCATTACGGTGCTGGGCACGGCCATCGGCCTCGTCGCCGGTTATACCGGCGGCAAGACGGACGCCGCGCTCGATCTTGCGACCAACGCCGTGCTGGTCATACCCAACATGCCGCTCCTCATCCTGCTCGCCTCCTTTGCGGGCACGGTCGGCCCGATGACGATCATGACCATCATCGCGTTGACGTCCTGGCCATGGGGTGCGCGCATGACGCGTTCGCAGACGATGGCGCTGCGCAACCGCGATTTCGTCACCGCCGCCAAGATGATCGGTGAACCGGCCTGGCGCATCATCTTTGTCGAGATCCTGCCGAACCTGACGCCGCTCATCGGCATCAACCTCGTCGGCAGCATCATCTACGCGATCGTCGCCCAGACCACACTCGAATATCTCGGCTTCGGCGATCCGCTGAAGGTCACCTGGGGCACCATGCTCTACAATGCCCAGAATGCCTCGGCCGTCATGGTCGGCGCCTGGTGGGATATCGGCATGCCGGCCATCGGCATCGCGCTGACCGGGCTTGGTCTCGCGCTGATCAACTTCACCTTCGACGAAATCGCCAATCCGCAATTGCGCTCCGGCCCGGCCTTGACCCGCTGGTTCCGCCTGACGCGCGCCCGCAATCGCATGATGAGGGCCGAGCAATGA
- a CDS encoding ROK family transcriptional regulator, which yields MKTISGTNLEQAKSHNRRVVIEAIRTNGPMSRAAIARMTALTTQTVSNIVEELARSHLLIPMEAQRIARGQPIIPYTINPSGAYSIGLELGRQRAAGVLTDLSGTVCARIERHVDRPGPTEAMPVLAGIVQDLHEAFSFPRDRLLGVGIALPGRYADGGVTSLSPLNLPGWQDFPVARELERLIDLPVLVENDATAAAIGERLYGVARGLGSFVYLFLAGDGGIGAGMFLDGHLYKGSRANAGEIGHIIVEPHGRLCTCGKRGCLDRYISPSVAYECLGIDDAQELAPDDLDAMIAANSHGLEIWLEQAVQPLRQTIDFLELAFDPQTIVLGGSAPTSLMTRLAERVEPLHVPVNPTEKRTIPRLMIGATGKDTAILGAAALPIFSETNPQFDVLQKPLTHRAMMG from the coding sequence ATGAAGACAATTTCAGGCACGAATCTCGAACAGGCCAAATCGCATAACCGGCGTGTCGTGATCGAGGCCATCCGCACCAACGGGCCGATGTCACGCGCGGCGATCGCCCGCATGACGGCGCTGACCACGCAGACGGTTTCGAACATCGTGGAGGAACTGGCGCGCTCGCACCTGCTGATCCCCATGGAAGCGCAGAGGATCGCCCGCGGCCAGCCGATCATTCCCTATACCATCAATCCAAGCGGCGCCTATTCCATCGGCCTCGAGCTTGGCCGCCAGCGTGCCGCCGGGGTGCTGACGGATCTATCGGGCACGGTCTGCGCCCGCATCGAGCGCCATGTCGACAGGCCGGGGCCGACCGAGGCGATGCCGGTCCTCGCCGGTATCGTTCAAGATCTGCATGAGGCCTTTTCCTTCCCCCGCGACCGGCTGCTTGGCGTGGGCATCGCCCTGCCGGGACGCTATGCCGATGGCGGCGTGACATCGCTCAGTCCGCTCAACCTGCCCGGCTGGCAGGATTTTCCGGTTGCCCGCGAACTGGAACGGCTTATCGATCTGCCCGTGCTCGTCGAAAACGATGCGACGGCCGCGGCGATCGGCGAGCGGCTCTATGGCGTTGCCCGCGGCCTTGGGAGTTTCGTCTATCTCTTCCTGGCGGGTGACGGCGGTATCGGCGCCGGCATGTTCCTCGACGGCCACCTCTACAAGGGCAGCCGCGCCAATGCCGGCGAAATCGGCCACATCATCGTCGAGCCGCATGGCAGGCTCTGCACATGCGGCAAGCGCGGCTGTCTCGATCGCTATATCTCGCCATCCGTCGCCTATGAATGTCTCGGCATAGACGATGCGCAGGAACTGGCGCCCGATGATCTCGATGCGATGATCGCAGCCAATAGTCATGGTCTGGAGATCTGGCTGGAACAGGCCGTGCAGCCGCTTCGCCAGACGATCGATTTTCTCGAGCTTGCCTTCGATCCGCAGACGATCGTGCTTGGCGGCAGCGCGCCGACGTCGCTGATGACGCGGCTTGCCGAGCGCGTGGAGCCGCTGCATGTTCCAGTGAACCCGACGGAGAAGCGGACCATTCCCCGCCTGATGATCGGCGCAACAGGGAAGGATACCGCTATCCTCGGCGCGGCCGCCCTGCCCATCTTCTCGGAAACAAACCCGCAATTCGACGTGCTGCAAAAGCCGCTGACGCATCGCGCCATGATGGGCTGA
- a CDS encoding ABC transporter permease: MRVSSRRLGVYAVALAFAIVVNFILPRLMPGSPVDAMIAQLGPRATPAAVEAIKARFGEIDQPIIMQFLDYLKGLATFDLGVSVKYYPQTVVQVLSRATLWTLFLVVTAIIFSLCVGVVLGAIAAWRRGGRFDTIVSPFAVILFSIPPVIIALTTLFAFAVSLRWFPVGYAYDPNLDPGFNFTFFGSVFMHAILPVLTLSPFLVGEFQTTMRSSMIVVLGEDYVTMGRAKGLSNLAVMFGYGARNALLPVLTNLALMLGAVFGGSIVTEIVFNYPGLGLTLFTASVARDYPVIQGQLLLMTLATLGANFLVDIIYGLVDPRLREAGR, encoded by the coding sequence ATGCGTGTTTCAAGCCGGCGCCTCGGCGTCTATGCGGTGGCGTTGGCCTTCGCGATCGTCGTGAACTTCATTCTTCCCCGGCTTATGCCGGGGAGTCCCGTCGACGCCATGATCGCCCAGCTCGGGCCGCGGGCCACGCCTGCGGCTGTCGAGGCGATCAAGGCCCGCTTCGGCGAGATCGATCAGCCGATCATCATGCAGTTTCTCGACTATCTCAAAGGGCTCGCCACCTTCGATCTTGGCGTTTCGGTCAAATATTATCCGCAGACAGTGGTTCAGGTGCTGAGCCGGGCGACGCTGTGGACCCTCTTCCTTGTGGTAACGGCGATCATCTTTTCGTTGTGCGTCGGCGTCGTGCTCGGCGCCATCGCGGCCTGGAGGCGCGGCGGGCGGTTCGATACGATCGTATCGCCCTTTGCCGTCATCCTGTTCTCGATACCGCCCGTTATCATAGCGCTCACCACCCTGTTCGCTTTTGCCGTGTCGCTGCGCTGGTTCCCTGTGGGATATGCCTATGATCCCAACCTCGATCCGGGCTTCAACTTCACCTTCTTCGGGAGCGTGTTCATGCACGCGATCCTGCCGGTGCTGACGCTGTCTCCGTTCCTGGTCGGCGAATTCCAGACGACCATGCGCTCGTCGATGATCGTCGTGCTCGGAGAGGATTACGTGACGATGGGGCGGGCCAAGGGGCTGAGCAACCTCGCCGTCATGTTCGGCTATGGCGCGCGCAATGCGCTGTTGCCGGTCCTGACCAACCTGGCGCTGATGCTCGGCGCGGTCTTTGGCGGCTCGATCGTCACCGAGATCGTCTTCAACTATCCGGGCCTTGGCCTGACACTGTTTACCGCCAGCGTGGCGCGCGACTATCCTGTCATCCAGGGGCAATTGCTGCTGATGACGCTCGCAACCCTCGGCGCCAATTTCCTTGTCGACATCATCTATGGCCTCGTCGATCCAAGATTGAGGGAGGCAGGCCGATGA
- a CDS encoding ABC transporter ATP-binding protein, giving the protein MSGNLLEIEHLDIDYLLDKGDFRAVKDVSFNIGRGEIFGLAGESGCGKSTIAYAITRLSKAPAWISGGSIRLDGQDLLRMPEGELQRIRWKRIGMVFQSAMNSLNPLMRVEAQFHDVLHRHTGCSRQESRVRAEEMFKLVGIPPHRVSDYPHQFSGGMRQRIVIAICLALRPELIIMDEPTTALDVVVQREILEQVLDLQQTYGFSVLFITHDLHLMAQLCHRMGVMLKGELVEVGDVAQVSRSPIHEYTRKLWNAIPQLPASADPSGVFA; this is encoded by the coding sequence ATGAGCGGCAATCTGCTTGAGATCGAACATCTCGACATCGACTATCTGCTCGACAAGGGCGACTTCCGGGCCGTGAAGGATGTATCCTTCAATATCGGCCGCGGCGAGATCTTCGGTCTTGCCGGCGAATCCGGCTGCGGCAAGAGCACGATCGCCTATGCGATCACGCGGCTCTCGAAGGCGCCTGCTTGGATCAGCGGCGGAAGCATCCGGCTGGATGGGCAGGATCTTCTGAGGATGCCGGAAGGTGAGCTGCAGAGGATCCGCTGGAAGCGGATCGGCATGGTGTTCCAGAGCGCCATGAATTCGCTCAATCCGCTGATGCGGGTGGAGGCGCAGTTCCACGACGTCCTGCATCGCCATACCGGATGCTCGCGCCAGGAATCGCGCGTTCGTGCCGAAGAGATGTTCAAGCTGGTGGGCATTCCCCCGCACCGCGTCAGCGATTACCCGCACCAGTTTTCCGGCGGCATGCGCCAGCGCATCGTCATCGCCATCTGCCTGGCGCTGCGTCCCGAACTCATCATCATGGACGAACCGACGACGGCGCTCGATGTCGTCGTGCAGCGCGAGATACTGGAACAGGTTCTCGACCTGCAGCAGACCTATGGTTTCTCGGTGCTGTTCATCACCCATGACCTGCATCTGATGGCGCAGCTTTGCCACCGCATGGGCGTCATGCTGAAGGGCGAGCTGGTCGAGGTCGGCGATGTCGCGCAGGTCAGCCGGTCGCCCATTCATGAGTATACGCGCAAGCTCTGGAACGCCATCCCGCAGCTTCCGGCTAGCGCCGACCCTTCCGGAGTTTTCGCATGA